A genome region from Arachis duranensis cultivar V14167 chromosome 6, aradu.V14167.gnm2.J7QH, whole genome shotgun sequence includes the following:
- the LOC107492038 gene encoding ammonium transporter 2 member 4 — protein MGDETSPEWMNKGDNAWQLMAATMVGMQTIPGLVILYGSMVSRSWAINSAFMALYAFSAVFVCWASWAYRMSFGEEWVFFLGKPAVALDEKFLLGKSFLGAFPTATMVFFQGVFAAITLVLIGGSLLGRMNFRAWMLFVPLWLTFSYTITAFSIWSPNGWLFKLGVIDFAGGLVIHVSAGVAGITAAFWVGPRSEKEREAFASNNMIVALGGAGLVWMGWSGFNGGAPLAVNTLASLAILNTHVCAATSIVTWLVLDSLCVGKPTMFGAIQGLITGLVCITPAAGVVQGWAAILMGLFSGSVPWYTLMVLHKKLKFLNKIDDPMAIFHTHAITGILGGILTGLFAVPKLCRLFYGVPDWKKYTGLFYGLKNGLAHAGLTQLGIQLEATIFVVVFNVISTTVICLVVRSIVPLRVDDEDALQVGGDKSMHGEEAFALWCSHQDKDTKFENVKQNKVYDTKDFSSSIDESSTKKASSEVQMV, from the exons ATGGGAGACGAGACGAGTCCTGAGTGGATGAACAAGGGAGACAATGCATGGCAGCTGATGGCGGCAACAATGGTGGGGATGCAAACAATTCCAGGGCTAGTAATCTTGTACGGAAGCATGGTGAGCAGGTCATGGGCCATCAACTCGGCCTTCATGGCCTTATACGCTTTCTCCGCCGTGTTCGTTTGTTGGGCCAGCTGGGCTTACCGCATGTCGTTCGGCGAagaatgggtgtttttcttgggCAAGCCGGCGGTGGCGTTGGACGAGAAATTCCTTCTAGGGAAGTCGTTTCTGGGAGCGTTCCCTACTGCAACGATGGTGTTCTTTCAAGGAGTATTTGCGGCCATTACTCTGGTTCTTATTGGCGGTTCATTGCTTGGAAGAATGAACTTCCGTGCATGGATGCTGTTTGTTCCTCTCTGGCTTACATTTTCATACACGATCACTGCTTTCAGTATTTGGAGCCCGAATGGGTGGTTATTTAAACTTGGAGTTATTGACTTTGCTGGTGGCCTTGTTATTCATGTCTCTGCTGGTGTTGCTGGCATTACCGCAGCTTTTTGG GTGGGTCCAAGATCAGAGAAGGAAAGAGAAGCATTTGCTTCAAATAATATGATTGTAGCATTGGGAGGTGCGGGCTTGGTTTGGATGGGGTGGTCAGGCTTCAACGGCGGTGCTCCGCTTGCTGTGAACACACTTGCATCTCTCGCAATTCTAAACACTCATGTCTGCGCTGCTACTAGCATCGTCACATGGCTCGTCCTCGACAGTTTATGTGTCGGTAAGCCAACCATGTTTGGCGCCATTCAAGGCTTGATCACCGGCCTTGTTTGCATTACACCCGCCGCAG gaGTAGTGCAAGGTTGGGCAGCAATTTTGATGGGTTTGTTCTCAGGAAGTGTACCATGGTACACATTGATGGTGCTTCACAAGAAGCTCAAATTCTTAAACAAAATAGATGATCCAATGGCCATTTTTCACACACATGCCATAACCGGAATTCTTGGTGGAATTCTAACAGGCTTATTTGCTGTTCCTAAATTGTGTCGCCTCTTCTATGGAGTGCCTGATTGGAAGAAATACACTGGACTCTTTTATGGCCTTAAAAATGGTTTAGCCCATGCTGGTTTGACTCAGTTGGGGATCCAACTTGAAGCCACTATTTTTGTAGTTGTATTTAATGTTATTAGTACAACCGTGATATGCTTGGTTGTGAGGAGCATAGTGCCATTAAGGGTTGATGATGAGGATGCATTGCAAGTAGGTGGTGACAAAAGCATGCATGGAGAAGAGGCATTTGCCTTGTGGTGTTCCCATCAGGATAAGGATACCAAGTTTGAGAATGTAAAGCAAAACAAAGTTTATGACACAAAAGATTTTTCGTCCTCCATTGACGAATCATCAACCAAGAAGGCTTCTAGTGAAGTTCAAATGGTTTGA